Part of the Nothobranchius furzeri strain GRZ-AD chromosome 2, NfurGRZ-RIMD1, whole genome shotgun sequence genome, AAGTTGTGTTTGATCAAATATTTTTTGGAGAAATTTAGATTAAGCGTATGCCGAAACTATCTTgaaattttaaatattctgcGCCTCTTCAACTGTGACATAAAAACAAACCTtattagagaaaaacaaaagaaactttAAATCAAGCGTTTTCTTATACAAGTCTGGCGTGAGAGTGTAACGATGCTAATGTAGATATCGCGGTGACTTACCGGGTACAAATAAAGAACAGCACCGACTAAAATTATGACAAACGTCACCGCAAAGATGGCAAAGTCCAGCATATTTGCGTTACTAACCCTTTTTCAAGTAAACTAAAGATTTTCACCACCATATAGAATGTGTATGGTTACCACGTCAACATTGCTTATCAGTGTTCAACTACACAGCCTGGACAGTCACAGAAGGCAGTCAAACCCAGAAATAATCGATCGATGCATGATTGTTTCCGTGCACTTTGACTATTAAACTTCTTCCTCTTGTCTTTTTAATTAATATAATTTTAGCTGACATATTTAGCTCTTTACTGTTATTTTATCCTGATGTAATCCTTCTTTAACAGTGAAATACACTGTTTacctgtaaaaataaataaataaatagtaataataataataataataatgataatttttattttaaaatgtctttcatgacacccaaggacactttacaacagTGGAGATAAAATCAAACAACATAAACATAGTACAAAAATATCTAAAACActatttaaatttaaaaataaaagtaaaaaaaactgtgaaatttAACTAGGAGCTAAAGGCTTTTCAGAAGAGGTGGGGttttagttttgatttaaaaagagGGAGAGAATGAGTGGTGCAAAGGTCAGGGGCAAGAGAATTccagaggtggggagcagagcggctgaatgctCTACTTCCCATGGTGACGAGGCGAGCTGAGGAGCAGAAGAGGAACGAAGTGAACGGACAGGAGTGGCGATTTGAAGGAGATAGGATATGTAGGATGGAGAAATGTTGTTGAGAGCTTTGAATGtgatgagcagagttttgaaattGACTCTCTGTTTGATGGGTAACCAATGAAGTTGTTgcagaatggggggggggggggggggggggggacgagtcctagtgttgacacgtgctgCAGTATTCTGTAGAAGCtgcagtttatggagggatttgctgGGGAGACCAAACAGAAGTGAGTTTCAGTAATCTCTCCTGGATGTggcgaggctgtggacaaggatatCAGTGGTGTGAGGGATAAGTGATGGACGGAGACGGGAGATGCTACGCAGGTGAAAATAGGCAGACCAGGTAATATTGATGATGTGAGTTTGAAAAGAAAGTGTGCTGTCGAAGATGACACCCTTAAGAGACCCTCATGTTAAGAAGAGACTTAACATGAGACGGAGTAACTGTTGAATTGTCAATAGTGATGGGGAAACTGTTTGGAGAGAGTATTAGGCGTGCCTACGAGGAGATCTTTAGTTCTAGAactgttgagtttgaggaaattggaAGTGAACCAGGAATGAATTTCTTGGAGTCAGAGGGTCAGGGAGGAGGGCCATCGACAGATATATAGAGGAGGGTGCAAGTGAAGTTGTGGGTTTGGTTGAgcggtagagctgggtgtcattggCGTGACAATGAAATTTAATTTTGTGTTTATGGAAGATGTAACCTAGAGGGAGGAGCTAAATTATGAAAAAAggagccccaggacagagccctggggcacaccaacgATTGGATTTGAATGACTTCTGTTGAATCTCTAGATGACAGACTGCTGAGGAGGGTGCTGTGGGAAATAGTGTCAAGTGCTGCTGAGATCAAGGAGAACAGACAATACAAAATGCTCTATCGATCCCATTATGTTGATTTAAATATTTCATTATATCGATGAATGAGGGAAGCTGCATCTGTAGTTTCCTCATATGCCATGTGTTGACTTTAAAagcttttatattctattttataTGAGACAGAACTACTTTACACTGGATGCATTTGACTCTCTTTTTTATTGAATGTTAAAATCTAaatattatgttttatttttgtatttgtatAGTGGTAATTGAGGAATTTAAATATTTTACTTCTATTTGATTTTGTTAGTTATAAAGAAACACTTGACGGTTTTGTTAAAATAACTTTATTTACAAAGAAACAACCACATTACAGAAACAACATATAACTCAACCAGAGAAATATGTGCAGGGCGCTAACAGACCTGCTACTGAAAGCAGATGGACAGAATTTCTTTTTTCAGGCAGTGATTTCTGACTTCTCTTCTGGCTTTGGAGGTTCAATATCCATGGACCTCAGATAACCTGAAGAATGAAAATTACATTAGATGTCTCCGTTTTAAGTTAGGGTACTTAGAGTTTGTGTGTTGGTTTCTCACCCTCAGTGTAATCTGTCTCAGAGCTGATGGCAATCAAGATCCAAGCCAACCCCCCCAGCAGAGCCACCACCAGGTTGATGGTTACCCATGGGTGAAGAATCTGGTGCTCTGATCCAGGAGACCTGCAGTACAGAATCTGGGTTCAAACCAGCAACCCAGCAATGACAGACTGAACTTCCTCCACGGCCCAGACGCCGAGCTGTAAACATGAGATTGCTGTGGTGGACTCACCATAACGTAGCGTTGACGGGCGAGTAGAGGTTGATTCGATCGCTGGTCATCTGCTGGCTCAGACAGAGGACCAGTGCTGAAAAATACActgaagaaaataaaacagaacGGTAAACCAAGCAGATATCAGATTGGTGAATAATCTATGAGGAAATGACTTGGACTCACAGAATGAAGCGAGAGCCACTGGACTGAGCGTCACAAACTCCCGCAGAGCCACGGAAACGTGGGCCAGATTCAGTCTGAGCACAACGACAAACAGAAGAAATATTCAAGCTTCGTTGTGTTTGGTGAGTAGATTTACGTATCCTGCGGTCAAATATGGCTACGTGAAAACAGACTCctaccccatttcctgcattggccgttgatagaaaatagacgaggaaacGCTCGCATTAGAAAAGCcggtcagatctacgtcacgctgacaatgtggctgttgttgctttagcgTCCCGGAGAAAGAAAAGcacatcttgactagtagaagctaaccattagcattggcaactccacaacacggcagaattcctccagttatttgtggagatgaaacatcaacgttgctgaGCAAACGGCGAAGAGCtgggttgctgttaaccaatcagatgcGAGAGGTCCGAAAATGTTGAATGAAACTGAGCCGGCTAGGGGTGCACGCTCACGACCAAGAGGCGTTGCTTACAGCTGAAATCAGAGAAGCAGTGAGAGGGGCTTAAAGGTGTAATATATTTTCCTGCCACAAGACGGCACTGTCTGAGATAAAACACCAGGTTTTGCTTTGATGTTTCcttatgtttattttttgttttcaaaAGGAGACTCAGGAAGTTTTTAGCTTTAGGTTTGTCCTGAAATCCTGAATATATTTTATGATCCTTTTGGTACGTTTGGCTCGATGGTTGTGGCTGATTTCACGAGAATTTCTACCAATCAAAATTCATTCATGTGTACTTGCCTTTTGCATTCCTGTAACATGTTTGAATTTTCTAAACATCCCCAGTGGGAGGACCTAACCCTAACCTGTcaaaggcggccacggtgctgatgACCAGCAGCATGTAGAGCAGGGACTGGGACGGGTACGCCAGGTATTGGTACTGCTCCAGCAGGTTGGTGAGAGCTGTGAGCTGCTGCCCGGCCAGCATGTACACCACCACCACGTTCCACACGGTGTAGCCGGCCAGGAAGCCCTGACAATACACACCGAACACCCTGAAACACACTAGAACGTTACTCTACGTTTATGTTTATAATTTACTGTTAAGGAGACATTTTCCTTCACCTGAATCCTTCGTGGACTCTGACAGACACGTCTCTGGTGGTCCACAGAGGCTGCACCTGCTGGAAGTCGGCCATGTTGTCCGTTTGCTCACTGGTGGTTCTCCAGTCTGAGCGTTCTGCAGCCTGGAACCGCTCTGCACATAAACATGATGTTTAGCGAGAACAACACTTCAACGCTCGTTTTCCCAGACACTCACTGTTCCTCTCAATGAACACCTTCCCCACTGACTGGCTCTGAACCTGCGGGGCTGAGAACAAGGACTGCTGGGGGACTGGACTGGTGTCAGTGATGATGTCCTCTTCTTCAACTTCAAACTCATCAGGAAGTTGCGACTCAGCTACTTTTGATTTCCTGAAAGAGACGCATCTTTGCTGAGATCTGCTGTAACTTCGTGTTTTTGTTAAAACAGCTCTGCTTGAATTCTATCTAACTTGGAATTAAAATCTGACGCATCTGATCAGCTGACACCAAACACACTGATGCTCAAATGTGTAAACTGGGTACAGTTGACTGACTGCTtagtaaaaaatacttttttcttTTGGGTTTTTTGATCATTTCCTCCCCATCTGTGGTCTGATCTCCAGCGTCTCCATCACCGAGTTCGGCCTGATCGTCCTCTAGATCTGAAACCCAGATGTAAAGTACATCTGAGCAATCACAGCGGGCGTCTGCAGGCGAAACTGCAGAACAGAAGTCTTCTGATCTGACCTATCGATGcagctttcttcttcttccttctccagTGTGTTGACGTGTCTATCGTGGTTTCGAGGATCAACTGATCGTTGACCTGGGACGCCCGCCGGCTGCTGACTCCTCCCATCTCCACTGCTTGATCTGAGAAATAAGTCAAAGTCAAAAGACATTTTGCTAAAAATTCCAACACAAAGACATCTGTCTTGTTCTAAGATGATTCAATAATCACTCTACAGAAAATTGGCCTTAATAAGTAGTGAAAAAAATCCAACATGAAAATACGTCTTTAGGCAAACGTCAGATAAAAGTCTACCCCAAAGAAAAAGCTGTAAAATCGTTCAATGAACTGTTTATTCTCTCCTGATGTTTGCTTCTCACCTCCTTTCTCATTCATTCCATTCGTATCcttcctcatcttcttcttcttccgtttTGGGACTGGCAGATCTGTTAATATATTGAATATGAGTAAAATCCATCAAAATAAATAGTCATAAAATGTGTTTATAGGAACCTCTGACCCACCTGTTGTGTGTTGACTTCAAAAAAGAGACAAAAGAAAAAGTTTAGTTAAAGTTCTTTCTGCTGTTTCACAGAAACTTCCCAAACAAAAGCTGTTTTACTACCTGGGCATTGTGGGAAGGGCTCGTTGTCCTTTCTGCAGAAAACAAAGACACATTTTCATTCGTTTGACCTCAAAATGCCTTTGAACAAATAAATCATTCCAAAGTGACAAAAAGAAACCGTCAACACAGCCAgaatttatttgaaaatattGCGTAATATGGCAGTTTCAGAATAGGACCGAGGACTGATCCCTGAGGTGCACCATCTGAGTCAGTAAGAATCGGTGTATTAAAAGCAGAGACActttattagttttatttattaAGCTTTTGTTTGTCATACACTGGAAAAAATGTGCACTGCCTCAACTTAAAAAACGTGTTCTGCCACACCTAATAATTTTGCATtgacttgatgtaataaatgtttTTGTGTAACCTCAATTTTTTTACTTCACGTGAACTAAAGTTAGCGGCTGAAGCAAATCAATTATTACAGGATGTTCCAAATCAAAGAAATTAAGTTAGATTTTTTTTAGCTGATGTAAATATTTTACCAAATCAAACCAGACATTTTTAAGTTGAAGCTTTAGAATGTTGGAGGAAATGTAACTTTTTTAAGTTGTCCTTAATAAATAATTATAGTTACAGGCATAGGTCCAGGTGTGGCGCTGCGCCACGGCTACGAAATCCTCCCTCCCCCTCCCCGCCCAGCTCTAACGGGAGACACACGGCAGCGAAACATTCCGCGTGCATCCCTCCAACGGCAGCGTAA contains:
- the LOC107377188 gene encoding transmembrane protein 237B; translated protein: MDAGHANVRVRELPPLTQKGQRALPTMPSQHTTDLPVPKRKKKKMRKDTNGMNEKGDQAVEMGGVSSRRASQVNDQLILETTIDTSTHWRRKKKKAASIDLEDDQAELGDGDAGDQTTDGEEMIKKPKRKKKSKVAESQLPDEFEVEEEDIITDTSPVPQQSLFSAPQVQSQSVGKVFIERNKRFQAAERSDWRTTSEQTDNMADFQQVQPLWTTRDVSVRVHEGFRVFGVYCQGFLAGYTVWNVVVVYMLAGQQLTALTNLLEQYQYLAYPSQSLLYMLLVISTVAAFDRLNLAHVSVALREFVTLSPVALASFLYFSALVLCLSQQMTSDRINLYSPVNATLWSPGSEHQILHPWVTINLVVALLGGLAWILIAISSETDYTEGYLRSMDIEPPKPEEKSEITA